CATCACGAGGCACATCATAATTTATAACCAAACTGATATTCTCAATATCAATACCTCTTGATATAACATCTGTTGCAACCAACATTTGCAACTGCCTGTTTTTAAATTTAAGAAGTACCTTTTCCCTTTCGGTCTGTTCAAGGTCAGAAGAGATGTCGGCAACCTGAAAACCCTCCTCTTTCAATTCACGAGCAATTGATTTAACTTTTGATTTTCTTGAAGCAAAAACAATAATGCTTGGCAAATCTCGTCCTTTAACCAAACCAGCCAATAGTTTTGTTTTTTGACTATCATATGCCATGTAAGCCACTTGCAAAATACCTTCGGCCGGTTTTGAGAGTGCAATATTAACTTCAACAGGGTTCTGAAGTATACGTTTGCTCATTTCACGAATCCGGGGTGGCATGGTAGCAGAGAACAACAAAGTATTTCTGTTCTTAGGCAAATAACTGATAATCTTCATAATATCATCAAAAAATCCCATATCGAGCATTCGATCAGCTTCATCCAAAACAAGATGCTGAAGCTGCTGTACCAACCCAATATCCATATTCAGAAATGAAATAAGCTTTCCGGGTGTTGCAACAACAATATCAACACCTTGTGATAAAGCCTTTCGCTGTTGTTCCCACTCCTTTCCATCAGTGCCACCATAAACTGGCAGTGAACTAATATTTAAAAAATAGCTAAATCCTTCGAGTTGCTGAGCAATCTGAATAGCTAATTCGCGGGTAGGTGCAATAATAATCGTATTGATTCCTTTTACAGGAGTTTGAACAATACGATGGAGAATGGGCAAAAGATAAGCAGCTGTTTTACCGGTACCGGTTTGGGCACATCCAATTACATCGTGCCCTGCCATAATATGGGGAATAATCTGAGATTGAATTGGTGTTGGAATTTCATAGCCTATAGAATCGAGCCCTTGCATAATTCCATCATCAAAGCCAAAACTGCTAAATGTTAGAGGGTCTTCAGCATTTATTTTATCAGTCATAAAAACGTGGATTTCTTAGCAAAGAAAAATAAATGCTAAGCTGTTTTCAAAGGTACAAAATATTATGATAGCCGGCCTTACAATACCAAAGAGCTAATGTTCA
This Lentimicrobiaceae bacterium DNA region includes the following protein-coding sequences:
- a CDS encoding DEAD/DEAH box helicase, translated to MTDKINAEDPLTFSSFGFDDGIMQGLDSIGYEIPTPIQSQIIPHIMAGHDVIGCAQTGTGKTAAYLLPILHRIVQTPVKGINTIIIAPTRELAIQIAQQLEGFSYFLNISSLPVYGGTDGKEWEQQRKALSQGVDIVVATPGKLISFLNMDIGLVQQLQHLVLDEADRMLDMGFFDDIMKIISYLPKNRNTLLFSATMPPRIREMSKRILQNPVEVNIALSKPAEGILQVAYMAYDSQKTKLLAGLVKGRDLPSIIVFASRKSKVKSIARELKEEGFQVADISSDLEQTEREKVLLKFKNRQLQMLVATDVISRGIDIENISLVINYDVPRDAEDYVHRVGRTARAEQTGIAITFINELEQAEFSKIEKLIGYEIRKQMPPEALGEGPSYNPSAARKKSVRKPFKAKRRNSKPKPKE